One stretch of Streptomyces agglomeratus DNA includes these proteins:
- a CDS encoding sensor histidine kinase, whose product MRQRHERWCGGPGRQRGGPPRLPWASRRAGGGLPWVSTLAVTVFVQLASGFAAGEQTSREPLDLFARLLLFAGSALLLVRHRYPVSVAFGTSAATLVWLGAGYPYGPVFVPAAMGCFAAVVAGHRRAAWSALGTLWAGHVLISHWLYRWLPPGGDEAAPWGQELVVAAWAAAIVAASELVRVRREQWARERVERQAAEKRRADEERLRIARELHDVLAHSISVINVQAGVGLALLDSDPEQARSALTTIKAASKEALGEVRQVLDTLRTPGDAPRSPAPGLDRLPELVEQAAGAGLRVEAESEGVRSALPPGTDLAAFRIVQEALTNVVRHSGSRTARVRIGYAPGRLALRVDDDGPATGGDAGGSGNGLAGMRERAAALGGTIEAGPRPDGGFRVEATLPLPAARNSRTSHAPPTPQDPPAPQGSQQPPVPHEPHESQASPKPQQRENQ is encoded by the coding sequence ATGAGACAGCGGCACGAACGGTGGTGCGGCGGTCCGGGGCGGCAGCGGGGAGGGCCGCCGCGGCTGCCCTGGGCGTCCCGGCGGGCAGGCGGCGGGCTGCCGTGGGTCTCGACGCTGGCCGTGACCGTGTTCGTACAGCTGGCCTCGGGATTCGCGGCGGGGGAGCAGACCTCCCGGGAACCGCTCGATCTCTTCGCCCGGCTCCTGCTGTTCGCGGGATCCGCGCTGCTTCTGGTGCGTCACCGGTATCCGGTGTCCGTGGCGTTCGGCACGTCGGCGGCCACGCTGGTCTGGCTCGGGGCGGGATACCCGTACGGACCGGTCTTCGTCCCCGCCGCCATGGGCTGCTTCGCCGCCGTCGTGGCCGGTCACCGCAGAGCCGCCTGGTCGGCCCTCGGGACGCTGTGGGCGGGGCACGTCCTGATCTCCCACTGGCTCTACAGGTGGCTGCCGCCCGGCGGGGACGAGGCCGCCCCCTGGGGGCAGGAGCTGGTCGTGGCCGCGTGGGCCGCCGCCATCGTCGCCGCCTCGGAACTCGTACGCGTACGACGGGAACAGTGGGCGCGCGAGCGCGTCGAGCGTCAGGCCGCCGAAAAGCGGCGCGCCGACGAGGAACGGCTGCGCATCGCCCGCGAACTCCACGACGTACTCGCGCACAGCATCTCGGTCATCAACGTCCAGGCGGGCGTGGGACTCGCTCTCCTCGACTCCGATCCAGAACAGGCCCGCAGTGCCCTGACCACCATTAAGGCCGCCAGCAAGGAGGCGCTCGGCGAGGTGCGGCAGGTCCTGGACACGCTCCGCACGCCGGGCGACGCCCCGCGCTCCCCGGCGCCCGGGCTCGACCGGCTCCCCGAGCTGGTCGAGCAGGCCGCTGGAGCGGGCCTCCGTGTGGAGGCCGAGTCGGAAGGAGTACGGTCCGCCCTGCCGCCCGGCACCGACCTCGCCGCCTTCCGTATCGTCCAGGAGGCCCTGACCAACGTGGTCCGGCACTCCGGCTCGCGCACCGCCCGCGTCCGGATCGGTTACGCACCCGGGCGCCTCGCGCTGCGCGTCGACGACGACGGCCCGGCCACCGGTGGCGACGCGGGCGGCAGCGGCAACGGCCTGGCGGGAATGCGTGAGCGCGCTGCCGCCCTCGGCGGCACCATCGAGGCCGGTCCACGTCCGGACGGCGGCTTTCGGGTGGAGGCGACGCTGCCGCTCCCGGCCGCACGGAACTCACGGACCTCACACGCCCCGCCGACGCCGCAGGACCCGCCGGCACCCCAGGGCTCGCAGCAGCCACCCGTCCCGCACGAGCCGCACGAATCTCAGGCGTCGCCGAAGCCGCAGCAGAGGGAGAATCAGTGA
- a CDS encoding nitroreductase family deazaflavin-dependent oxidoreductase, translating to MAVRLNNVVGWLARHGFSLLGSAEMSVRGRKSGQMQRIPVNPHAYDGAQYLVSARGHSQWVRNMRAAGQGELKVGRKVRGFSAVEISDAEKPLILRTYLERWGWEVNQYFKGVTAKSSDEELLAAAPDHPVFRITVKN from the coding sequence ATGGCCGTCCGGCTGAACAACGTCGTGGGCTGGCTCGCCCGCCACGGCTTCAGCCTGCTCGGCTCGGCCGAGATGTCCGTACGCGGCCGTAAGAGCGGTCAGATGCAGCGCATCCCCGTCAACCCGCACGCCTACGACGGCGCCCAGTACCTGGTCTCCGCCCGCGGCCACTCCCAGTGGGTCCGCAACATGCGCGCCGCCGGCCAGGGCGAACTCAAGGTCGGCCGCAAGGTCCGCGGCTTCAGCGCCGTCGAGATCTCCGACGCCGAGAAACCGCTGATCCTCCGCACGTACCTGGAGCGCTGGGGCTGGGAGGTCAACCAGTACTTCAAGGGCGTGACCGCCAAGTCCTCCGACGAGGAGCTCCTGGCCGCGGCCCCCGACCACCCCGTATTCCGCATCACTGTCAAGAACTGA
- a CDS encoding TetR/AcrR family transcriptional regulator, which yields MSTTRGARERARIEVTAAIKEEARGQLAAEGAAKLSLRAVARELGMVSSALYRYFPSRDDLLTALIVDAYDAVGAAAETALDRQSDHAPHPARWTAVCRAVRTWALAHPHEYALIYGSPVPGYTAPMATVGPASRVGLALISIARDAHRSNGLAVPPLAEALRAEAGRLTADVAPDLPPPVVVALVAAWSQLFGLISFELFGQFNRIVEDRDAFFDESVENLAHAVGLIGGGGRAGGAVAFAAPGSGDGS from the coding sequence ATGAGCACCACGCGCGGAGCCAGGGAACGAGCCCGGATCGAAGTGACGGCCGCCATCAAGGAGGAAGCCCGCGGACAGCTCGCCGCCGAGGGCGCGGCGAAGCTCTCGCTGCGCGCCGTCGCCCGCGAGCTGGGCATGGTCTCCTCCGCGCTCTACCGCTACTTCCCCAGCCGCGACGATCTCCTGACCGCCCTGATCGTCGACGCGTACGACGCCGTGGGCGCCGCGGCCGAGACCGCCCTCGACCGGCAGTCCGACCACGCCCCTCACCCCGCCCGCTGGACCGCGGTCTGCCGGGCCGTACGTACCTGGGCGCTCGCGCACCCCCACGAGTACGCGCTCATCTACGGCTCGCCCGTCCCCGGCTACACCGCCCCCATGGCGACCGTCGGCCCCGCTTCCCGCGTCGGGCTGGCCCTCATCTCCATCGCGCGCGACGCCCACCGGAGCAACGGCCTCGCCGTCCCGCCCCTCGCCGAAGCCCTGCGCGCCGAAGCCGGGAGGCTCACCGCCGACGTGGCCCCGGACCTTCCGCCGCCGGTCGTCGTCGCCCTGGTCGCCGCCTGGTCGCAGCTCTTCGGCCTGATCTCGTTCGAGCTCTTCGGCCAGTTCAACCGGATTGTCGAGGACCGCGACGCGTTCTTCGACGAGTCCGTCGAAAATCTGGCCCACGCCGTCGGCCTCATCGGCGGCGGAGGCCGGGCCGGCGGCGCCGTCGCCTTCGCCGCCCCCGGCAGCGGCGACGGATCCTGA